DNA sequence from the Actinomycetota bacterium genome:
TTCCAGTGCCACTGGAAGCATTCGGCTTGAATCTTAAACTCGCTCATTATTGTAGGATTTTGAATCGGTCTTTGTTGTGGTACACCCAACCCGGCTTGTATCCCATGAAGGCGATAAATTGCAGGGCTTCCTCTTTGGTCTTGCATTGTGTGTGCAATACCCAATATGGCGAAATTACCTTGGCTTTCGCAAGTTGTGCCTTTTGGTACATGGTGCTGGTCTTGGCCGCTTCCATCCCTTGGGCCTTGGTCATCAGGTGTAGGGTAACAGTTTCGGCACGCTCTTGGGGTTTGCGCTCGTACTCGTACTTGCAATGCGGGCAAACCATCACGGCAACAGGAATGAGAGCATCGCAAGCCTTGCAGTTCTTCGCTCCGCCAACGCCATCGGACTTGCGCTTGCGTTTCTTCTTCAGCGACCAATCTCGGCGAGCATCCCAAAACCCGTGGTGGTTGACGTTGTTGCCAAAGTCGAGAATTGTGAACTCTCGCTTGGTTGCGGTGACACGGGAACCACGGCCCACCATCTGCATATAGAGGGGCAGGCTTGCCGTTGCTCGGTACAGGATAACGACCTCAATGGTTGGCTCGTCAAAGCCCGTGGTCATTAAGTCGCAGTTGCACAGGATAGCATCAGGCGTGTGCTTGAACCAATCTAGCACGGCGGCACGCTCTTGCTTGCGCATATCCCCATCCACATGCCGGGCGTTATGCCCTGCAATCTGCAAAGCGTTGCAGACCTCCTTGCTCGATGCGATGTTGCTGGCAAACAGGATTGCCTTCTTGCCTTTGCAGTGGCGGCCGTAGTTCTGGACAACGCCATCGAATACCTTGCGCTTTGAGTACACCGAAGCCATCTGCTCGGTGTCGTAGTCATTGCCCTTCATGCGAATGCCCGACAAGTCCATGGTCATTCCGTAAGTTATAGGGCTTGCCAAGAACCCTTGGTCAATCAGTTCCTGCACCTGCACTGGATTGTGCAGGGCTTGGTAGAACTTGGAAAGGCACTCTTGGTTCCCACGGCGCAGGGGCGTTGCCGTGGCCCCGATGACTACGGCATTGGGGTTGATGTACGGCAGCAGTGGGTTGAAGGTCTGCTTGTGGGCTTCGTCAATGATGACCAAGTCCATCCGGTTGAGCAGGTCCGTGTATTCAATGGCATCCTTCCTACGGCTGAAGGTTTGCGCCATGGCGATGAAGCAATTTCCCGAAACATCCAGTCGGCTCTTGCTAGCTTCAATGAGCGTTGGCTTGATTCCGAACAAGTCAAGGGAACCGTTGGATTGCTTCAGCAGTTCAATGCGGTCCGTAAAGATGATGGCCTGCTTGCCTCTCTCTAAGGCCCTTGCTACCATGTAGGTGAACATAACGGTTTTGCCGCTTCCAGTAGGAGCGCATAGGATGATTCGCTTCTTGCCCGCTGCGATACTTGTCCGCATGAGGTCAATGGCTTTGGTTTGGTAGGGTCGCAACATAGTTACTGATAGTTACTGCAAAAATTGTGTAGTGACTGGGAAAATCTGCGTTTTTGATATCGCTAGGGCCATACATAGTCACATAGTCACTACATTCACTACTTTCTTATGAGTATATATAATACACACACACACGCACACACGCACACACATATATATTGCTTACAGGAAAATCGCATTTTTAGTGACTAGGTGACTATGTCAAAACGGATATCGCTTGTTATTAGCACTTTGCACATAGTCACTACTATTGGTTTTAGTGACTAGGTAATAGCATCCGCGGTTATTTCGGTCGTGCCGGCTTACCTTTTTGCATCCTATGGACTTAAGAACGGCTCCAAGTTTGTTCGGATTAATCTTTTGCTCGGTGTAGGATTCAAGGATGTTTTTGATTTCCGAGTTGGTCAGCCACTCACCACCGATGCCTTTGTTTTTGTCATCAGGCATCTCAAAGTAATTAAACAGCAATTCCTTTTCAACAGCAGGCTGGACGTTGTTGACCGTCTTTTCGTTGAGCATAGTGATTTCAGCCTTCGATAATTGCCAAGCATCAGCTCCGTGCTTTTTGTATGCTTGATAAGCTTCAACAAATAACTCGGTTTTATCAACGGCATTATAGGCATCCCAGTCAATATCGCTGACAACTATTGGGAAAATCCTGCGGTTCCCGGTCAGGTCGTTGATGACCTCCTCATCGTTGCTGGTCCCGCAAAGGACCGCATAGCGGGTAAGTTCTTCGTGGACACGGCCATAAGGCTTTCGGATGCTGAACGTTTGCTTGGATGATAGTTCCTTGAGTTTCTTTGCTTCTTGCTTGGACTTGCCGCCGAACTCGTCATCGCACAGGATTATTTTCTTACACATAAGAATTTCGTCATCTTTCCCGGCATCCAACTTGGATTCAGCGTAATAGGACCGCAGTTCAGAAGGAAGCAAGTTGCGGAAGAAATTGGTTTTGCCAATGCCTTGGTCACCGCATAGCACAAGAATGGACAAAGAATACTCTCCATGCATACTTGCAATCACGGAGCAGAGCCATTTATGAACCAAAAGTTGCATAAAGTGGTGGTCCATATTGGTCACGCTAACTGAATTGGTCAAGGATTCAATACAACCATTTGGCGTTTTATGTCCATGTTTTGCGAAAAATTGCATGAATGGGTTGTATGTCGGTGTATGGCTTGAATCGATAATCGAGTTGACCAACTGCATATTGACATCTTTCTTGCCGAACTGTTCAAGACAATCGGTGTATAGGTCATTGATGTCCACATCCGTAATAGGTTCTCCTCTTAGTTCAATGCAACGAGTTATGGCGTTGCGCTTTAAGTCAAATGACCTCAAGTAAGCCTTAATTTGCTTTAGTGGGGTGTCCTCGGTATCTGCGGATTTTAGCTCTTTTGTGTCCATTGCCATGGTATTGACAACGATTTCCTCTAACTGTTCCACGTTTATCTGGTCAATCTCACGAAGAATGCGGACCGCCGTTTCGGTGGCTGCGTTCACATCCTTTGGGCCGCCGTTGGTTCCGACCCTCATTCGATGCGACTTGGCCGTGGATACAATGTGCTTGGTTTCACGAGTTTGAATCTCGACCCCTGCATTCTTGGCAAGCCACATAAAAGATGCGAATGATACTTGGTTCTGCTTGGACTGGCAGAGTTGTTTGTACTTGCGGTCGCAGGCTTCAGCGTTGTACTTGGGGGATATTGCAGAAATACGATGGAACAGGTCCGCACCGGGTTCGTGGTACTTGGAAGCGATAGCAAAGCCAATCTTGACCCAATCAGCATAGGAATCGGTCAAGTCAATCCGCTTGGATTCCAACTGATGGAGGATATGCTCAACATCATGCTCTCCGTGCGGGTAAAATTTTGGGACCGGGTTTGCCTTGGCTTTGGGTAGGTACTGCTTGAATACCGGTACGGTCTTA
Encoded proteins:
- a CDS encoding DEAD/DEAH box helicase; this translates as MLRPYQTKAIDLMRTSIAAGKKRIILCAPTGSGKTVMFTYMVARALERGKQAIIFTDRIELLKQSNGSLDLFGIKPTLIEASKSRLDVSGNCFIAMAQTFSRRKDAIEYTDLLNRMDLVIIDEAHKQTFNPLLPYINPNAVVIGATATPLRRGNQECLSKFYQALHNPVQVQELIDQGFLASPITYGMTMDLSGIRMKGNDYDTEQMASVYSKRKVFDGVVQNYGRHCKGKKAILFASNIASSKEVCNALQIAGHNARHVDGDMRKQERAAVLDWFKHTPDAILCNCDLMTTGFDEPTIEVVILYRATASLPLYMQMVGRGSRVTATKREFTILDFGNNVNHHGFWDARRDWSLKKKRKRKSDGVGGAKNCKACDALIPVAVMVCPHCKYEYERKPQERAETVTLHLMTKAQGMEAAKTSTMYQKAQLAKAKVISPYWVLHTQCKTKEEALQFIAFMGYKPGWVYHNKDRFKILQ